One window from the genome of Cryptomeria japonica chromosome 6, Sugi_1.0, whole genome shotgun sequence encodes:
- the LOC131067929 gene encoding alpha pinene synthase, chloroplastic-like yields MKKKMNKLRKVILKISTQKNKHMQDDPIDTEAEIIPDDNTGDNIDNTVGNIYVFDVDVQMFDQHEQQEEQVENKTKEKSTDEPSVNTQPNDTQTPSEKREYAEKELEILSETFRPLNDSAIHFGRSVVDLHHKLEVYEHEQVKWLFFLIIEGVLENFKERDGQFLISYIYSHEEIRLVLNLFRVSPIAFYEEKVMDEANVFATTYLKQVMSKIDDASLLQEIKFNLEYGWNTNMPILEARNYIDIYGENTSWWCMESNVPQLDFARNQYVEFYVWAAGGCIEPKYSSFRIGFAKHCSLATIMDDKYDTYETLNELKLFTNIARWDPSTIDFLPGYMKVVFITFYEMMNEMAQEAIKTQGRDTIDYSRKDWEDSLDSFMHEMVIFPL; encoded by the exons atgaagaaaaagatgaacaagTTGAGGAAGGTAATTCTGAAAATTTCAACTCAGAAGAACAAGCatatgcaagatgatcctattgatactgAAGCGGAGATCATTCCTGATGATAACACCGGAGATAATATTGATAATACTGTTGGTAATATATatgtatttgatgttgatgttcaaatgtttGATCAACATGAACAACAAGAGGAACAAGTAGAGAATAAAACTAAAGAAAAGAGCACTGATGAGCCATCGGTGAACACACAGCCTAATGATACTCAGACCCCATCG gagaaaagggaataTGCTGAGAAAGAACTTGAGATCTTGAGTGAAACATTTAGACCACTGAATGACTCAGCTATTCATTTTGGTAGATCAGTTGTAGACTTACACCACAAACTTGAAGTGTATGAACATGAGCAGGTCAAATGG TTATTTTTCTTGATAATTGAAGGTGTGTTGGAGAATTTCAAAGAAAGAGATGGGCAATTCTTGATTTCATATATTTACTCACATGAGGAGATAAGattagtattaaatttatttcgtGTTTCACCCATTGCATTTTATGAGGAGAAAGTTATGGATGAGGCTAACGTCTTTGCAACTACATATTTAAAACAAGTTATGTCAAAGATTGATGATGCCAGTCTTTTACAAGAG ATAAAATTCAATTTGGAGTATGGATGGAACACCAATATGCCTATATTGGAAGCAAGGAATTATATTGACATATATGGAGAAAACACTTCAtg GTGGTGCATGGAGTCAAATGTGCCTCAATTAGATTTTGCTCGTAATCAATATGTGGAATTTTATGTTTGGGCTGCAGGAGGTTGTATAGAGCCAAAGTATTCTTCTTTCAGAATTGGCTTTGCAAAACATTGTTCTCTTGCAACAATTATGGATGATAAATATGACACATACGAGACACTCAACGAGCTCAAACTCTTCACAAATATT GCTAGATGGGATCCCTCTACTATAGATTTCCTTCCAGGGTATATGAAAGTTGTGTTCATAACTTTTTATGAAATGATGAATGAAATGGCACAAGAGGCAATCAAGACCCAAGGTCGAGATACAATTGACTATTCTAGAAAAGAT TGGGAGGATTCCTTGGATTCTTTTATGCATGAAATGGTAATTTTTCCCCTATGA
- the LOC131067928 gene encoding uncharacterized protein LOC131067928 encodes MGDPNVENLYNHVAPDQEPVQVDHDHEKCFRETHIIPPARELLPNDGAGGESCVPINRVAEPYDNVYNYLDTQFRVIREDLLEAYRECVKKIRGSHKNTWEFVEQKGSSDFQVYNSVEYVGMRGGRDGVEYGLSFNVGHRGGKHVEWEKSKLLMSNSLLCISQDGFQTFSWATVCNRDRLKENLIGVKPVDVHELNLQSGVFYTMFESSKAYYEAYVHVLKNIQRPEMDNIKFTEQLVYLESNTAQLEYNFNWKQVCKCDSIDDSQEAAINHGLTEKLAIIQGPPGTGKTFTGLQIVKALLYKKITNSSGPILIVCFTNRALDQFLEGIYEYEKSLARLGSRTQSSILIKCTLDHLMDKRKKKKKSNGVPKKFYQELQKANKNKATLARVLEEKCLHGIIPTEEISRLSSEYMNACCRLQDAKRNIHCLLLGNLKVVGMTSTFAARNYELLSSLKSEIMVVEEAAQLLEGQILGCLNPCIKHLILIGDHKQLRPSVASPVFANTHKLDFSMFERLVTSGLEYKTLEVQRRMRPEISAPLVSTFYPMLKDHPSVCEFLDVKGVKGNVLFIDHHNPEDPSQFGSRSNAMEADMVVQFCMYLTNSCGYKPLDITILTMYRAQTDVITKKIGISYPFPGRKYHRNASNKWVPDKNTIDPDEYVPKVRSVDEFQGEESNIILLSLVRNINPNLNVKTSENIGFLNIPNRICVALSRARIGLYIFGNSKLLTDNSLVWKDIIKHFTDNVYVGNGIPLYCPRHPDDAGPVVTKSHDLRRKNAEAQAKSAMVSEICFYHDS; translated from the exons GAGAAATGTTTCAGAGAAACCCATATCATACCTCCTGCCAGAGAACTCTTGCCAAACGATGGTGCAGGTGGGGAATCCTGTGTCCCTATAAATAGAGTTGCAGAGCCATATGATAATGTGTACAATTATTTAGACACCCAGTTCAGGGTTATAAGAGAAGACTTACTTGAAGCTTATAGGGAGTGTGTGAAGAAAATTAGAGGTAGCCATAAGAATACATGGGAGTTTGTTGAGCAGAAAGGGTCCTCTGATTTCCAAGTTTATAACTCTGTTGAATATGTGGGGATGAGAGGAGGTAGAGATGGTGTGGAGTATGGTCTTTCATTCAATGTAGGTCATCGTGGGGGTAAACATGTAGAGTGGGAAAAATCCAAGCTTTTAATGAGCAATTCATTGCTTTGCATATCTCAAGATGGGTTTCAAACTTTCTCTTGGGCTACAGTTTGCAATAGGGATAGGCTTAAGGAAAATCTGATAGGCGTCAAACCAGTAGATGTCCACGAGTTAAATCTTCAGAGTGGAGTTTTTTACACTATGTTTGAGTCCTCCAAAGCCTATTATGAGGCCTATGTTCATGTGCTCAAGAATATCCAAAGGCCAGAAATGGACAATATTAAGTTTACAGAACAGTTAGTTTATCTGGAATCCAACACAGCACAGCTTGAGTATAATTTTAATTGGAAGCAAGTATGCAAATGTGATTCTATTGATGATAGTCAGGAGGCGGCCATTAATCATGGGCTCACTGAAAAATTGGCTATTATTCAGGGCCCTCCTGGCACTGGAAAAACATTTACAGGGTTGCAAATTGTGAAGGCTTTGCTTTATAAGAAAATTACAAATTCCTCTGGTCCCATTCTCATAGTCTGCTTTACTAACAGAGCTCTGGATCAATTTTTGGAGGGAATATATGAATATGAGAAAAGTTTAGCAAGGTTAGGATCTAGAACCCAGAGCTCTATTCTTATCAAATGTACTCTAGACCACCTCATGgacaagaggaagaagaaaaagaagagtaaTGGAGTACCCAAAAAGTTTTATCAAGAGTTACAGAAAGCAAACAAAAATAAAGCAACCTTGGCTAGGGTCTTAGAAGAGAAATGCTTGCATGGAATTATCCCCACAGAAGAAATATCAAGATTATCAAGTGAATATATGAATGCATGTTGCAGGCTACAAGATGCTAAGAGAAACATTCACTGTTTATTGCTTGGTAACTTGAAGGTGGTGGGTATGACTAGCACCTTTGCAGCTAGAAATTATGAACTTTTATCATCTTTGAAATCAGAGATCATGGTGGTTGAAGAAGCCGCACAACTTTTAGAGGGTCAGATCCTTGGATGCTTAAATCCTTGCATTAAGCATCTGATACTCATAGGCGATCATAAGCAGCTCAGGCCATCTGTGGCATCTCCAGTGTTTGCAAATACGCATAAGTTAGATTTCTCAATGTTTGAAAGGCTTGTAACAAGTGGATTAGAATATAAAACATTGGAGGTACAGAGGAGAATGAGACCTGAAATATCAGCACCTTTAGTATCAACATTTTATCCCATGTTAAAAGATCATCCATCTGTTTGTGAATTCCTTGATGTTAAAGGTGTTAAGGGAAATGTGTTGTTCATTGATCATCACAACCCTGAAGATCCTTCTCAGTTTGGAAGCAGATCTAATGCCATGGAAGCTGACATGGTGGTTCAGTTTTGCATGTACTTAACCAATTCTTGTGGCTACAAGCCACTAGATATTACTATTCTGACCATGTATAGAGCTCAAACAGATGTAATCACAAAAAAAATAGGCATATCATACCCTTTTCCAGGAAGAAAATATCACAGGAATGCATCTAACAAGTGGGTACCTGATAAGAACACAATTGATCCTGATGAATATGTGCCAAAAGTAAGAAGTGTGGATGAATTCCAGGGAGAAGAGAGCAATATCATTTTGCTTTCTTTGGTAAGAAACATCAATCCTAATTTGAATGTAAAAACATCAGAAAATATAGGATTTCTCAACATTCCAAACAGAATTTGTGTTGCCCTTTCCAGGGCTAGAATTGGTCTTTATATCTTTGGAAATTCAAAGCTGCTCACAGATAATTCTCTCGTATGGAAGGATATCATAAAGCATTTTACAGATAATGTGTACGTTGGTAATGGAATACCACTATACTGTCCTAGACATCCAGATGATGCTGGACCTGTTGTTACCAAATCTCATGATTTAAGGAG GAAG AATGCAGAAGCACAGGCAAAGTCTGCAATGGTCTCAGAGATCTGCTTTTATCATGATAGTTGA